Part of the Antechinus flavipes isolate AdamAnt ecotype Samford, QLD, Australia chromosome 2, AdamAnt_v2, whole genome shotgun sequence genome is shown below.
GAATTCGAATCCAGTTCCTCTGATTCTACATTGAGGGGGGGCGCAGCGGGTTCACTGAGTggtttctgtcctcccttctcttttctgcctctctttctctgtctgagCCTCTGTTTCGGTGCCTCTGCCTGCCTATTTTGCTGTCTCTATGtatctgtttctctatctctcactgggtctatttatctgtctgtatCCCTATGTCTCTATCTTGTCTGCTTCTGTCTGCGACTGTCTCTTTATATCTCCACctgcttctctgtctttctgcgtctgtctctttgtcttcgtctctgtctctctctacatcctctctctgtctctctgtatctctgtctctctctatgtgtctgtctctctgtctgtctctctctctctgtgtgtgtctctctctctctcacacacacacacaaaatcctctcttttcccccaacACACTTTCCCTGAAGTTATTTCCTAGATGTCaagtattaaaaaacaaacaaacaaaaccctgttgtatttatttatacaaaagagaaagatttgaaaaaatgaCCAAGGAGGACCTGGATCCCAAGATCCCAGATCTAAAACTGGAGAGGCCTTGGAAAGCTGGCAGCTCACACGGCCCCTTTCACACACGGGAAAATCGAGAGCCAGAGAGTCGAAGGCTTTTACCCATCACATAGACAGTAAACAGCGGAGCTGGGATTGGAACTCAGttctttccctcccactccaTCACTCTTTACCTTCCCCCGAGTGGGACGTCAGTCCTGAGGCCGGACGTGCACCCGAAGGTCTTGAGGAAGTCCCCGAGGGGAAGCCCGGGCGTTTCTTCCCTCGCGGGGTTCGAAGCCCCGAGACGGCGTTTCCCGGCGGGTGGGGGGGTCTGCCCCGCCCCGGGCCGGGAAGCTTTAGAAGGAGCCTCTCCATCCCGCTCCCGCCGGCTTTCTCTTCTGCTTCGGCCCGCCCCTGGTCCAGTTGCGCCACAGCGCAGGCTAGGACGAGTCCGCTCTGGGACTTGGGGTCCCTGTCTCCTGCAGGATCGGAGACCCGGTGTGGACAGTTATACTGGCCAGAGACGGGTGGAGCTAGGTGCTGCGGAAAGACTCCTCTGTCACGTAGGAGGAGAGGGCCCCGCGCACCCCGCTCCGCTCCGCCGCACCCCGCATCTGCCCAGGCCCAGGAAAGCTCCGGGCGCCGTGGAAGCTGCTCAGCTGCGGTTCTGGTTCAGTCTCCGGCGGGTTCGCAGGGTGTGGGTCCTCCACAGGCGCGGACTGCGTACGCCTGAGGGTCGGACCCTCCTCTCATCCTAGCGGGGGTCACGTCAACCCCTAGTTCTTCCTCTCTAAGTAGCTGGATGTTGGGGCACCTGTTGGCAGAATCCATCCTTAGCTTGGACTGGCTTCGTGGAGAGGTGAAAAACGCGCTGAACTTGGACGCAGGAGCCCCAGGGCTGCAGCCTCGCGTCCCCTGTGACCTTGACCTTGAACTCCTCCCCTCCCCGCTCCCCCTTTGGGCCTCGgtttctctctctgtaaaatCAGGGGGCAGCATCTCTTTAACGTCCCTTCCCGAGACAGCGACTTCACGAGCAGCGCTTTTCAGAGGCTGTCGGGGTTCATTTCCCTCTCTGTGGGGAGGCAAGTTCACCAATATTATGGGGTCCCCTGACTCGACTCTGCTCATCTGGACTTCTTGACGGAACCAGGGGAAAATCAGGCAGTGAGCACGTACACCGGTGCAGAGGATCCAGGAATGGGGGGGTGGGGAACAGGGGGAAGGAGGGGCGCAATCTCCGAGCTTAGCTTTCTGTGTCCCACGCCCCGGCGGGAGGGAAAGAACAGGGGTTATGCACTGAGGAGAAGCCGCGGGCCCGGCTCCCCAGGAATAGTGACGTCCCCCCGGAACGCGGACGGGGCGGCCTCGGGAGcctgtattcattcattcattctccccctccctttttctctgtccttttccAGGAGACTTTCAAACAGAGCCGAGCCCTCCAGCCCCGGAGCCGCCGCGGCCATCTCACTCTTGCTCCTTCAGCCCCGGGATCGGGGACATGCCCTGAAGCCAGAGCCCTAGGAGGGGCGGCGGGGGATTGGAGGGGCTGATCCtccacctccttttccctccagaTGAGTCCGGGAGACCTGCGGACTCTGGGGAGAAGGAACTCGCCGGCATCGAACTGTCCACACCCCTTGACCTTGACCTGGCGCCCTTGAGACTGAGGCCTTGAGATCGTGAAAGGCCAAGCCACTAACGCCCGTGGGGGAGAGAGGGCGGAGGGAGATCGTGTTCATTTGGTTTTCAAGGTTTTCTTTGACGAGATCCGGAACCTTCGGAGAGTTAGGAAGAGAAACCCCGACGAATCTCCTCGAGTTCaatcccctccccctccaaacTCTTCCCATTTCCCAATCTTGAAATGCCTTCCCCACGCTGAGAACTTCTTGCGGAAGAGAAGGCTCTGGGACTTCGGGGGTGTGGGGATTGAAGAGCTAGACCCTGTCCTCCCGGCTCTGGCTGGGTGGGGCCAGGAGTGGAGGGGCTAGAGGCGGGGATCCTGCCTTCTGACCATGTCTCCCCGAActgctttttccttccctccgCCTCGGGTGGATTTCCTACATCAGTCTGGTTTGCCTCTGACAGCCCATGTCGTGGGTGTTCTCAGCCGAGCCAAGCCCACGCACTCCTAGGAGACTCGAGCTTCCCATCCACCGTCCGTCTGACTAAGGATCCCATTCCTCTCGGGATTCTCTGGGCATTCTCCCGGGACCCTGTAGAagaagagctgggatttgagCCAGGTGGTGTCCCGGGGACCATGGTGTTTCTCCCTGAGAATGCCTCCGACAGCTCCAACTGCACCCACGCCCAGGAGCCGGTGAATATCTCCAAGGCCATTCTGCTGGGTGTGATCTTGGGAGGGCTCATCCTTTTCGGGGTGCTGGGAAACATCCTGGTGATTCTCTCGGTAGCCTGCCACCGGCACCTGCAGTCTGTCACCCATTACTACATCGTCAACTTGGCCGTGGCTGACCTCCTCCTCACCTCCACGGTGTTGCCCTTCTCAGCCATCTTGGAGATCCTGGGCTACTGGGCTTTCGGCCGGATTTTCTGCAACATCTGGGCCGCCGTCGATGTCCTGTGCTGCACTGCCTCCATCATGGGCCTGTGCATCATCTCCATCGACAGGTACATCGGGGTCAGCTACCCCCTGCGCTACCCTACCATCGTCACCCAGAAAAGAGGTCTCCTGGCCCTGATGTGTGTCTGGGCCCTGTCCCTGACCATCTCCATCGGACCTCTCTTTGGCTGGAAAGAGCAGCCCCCGGAGGATGAGACGATCTGCCAGATCACCGAAGAGCCGGGCTACGTGCTCTTCTCAGCCCTGGGCTCCTTCTACATCCCCTTGGCCATCATCCTGGTGATGTACTGCCGGGTGTACGTGGTGGCCAAGAGGGAAAGCAAGGGTCTCAAACACGGCCTGAAGACTGACAAGTCGGACTCCGAGCAGGTGACTCTCAGAATCCATCGGAAAAACGCTCCCTCTGCCAGCACCTCCGGCTCCAGCTCCAAGAACAAGACGCACTTCTCCGTGAGACTTCTCAAGTTTTCCAGGGAGAAGAAGGCCGCAAAGACCCTGGGCATCGTGGTGGGCTGCTTCATTCTCTGCTGGCTTCCTTTCTTCTTAGTGATGCCCATTGGTAAGTCTTTGGAAGGGAGGCACAAAACCCCTTTACAAACTTGTCCTTCCTACTTCACCAATTAAGTGGGAtgtttcccccttctctcttacATTGTCTGTTTCAATCCATCATCAAAATCTGGGCTACAGAATCAGCACGGTCAATAGAAAGTCCATTGAACCTGCAGTTGAATATGAGATATtggctttgaagtcagaggatatgtgtttgaatcctggttctgctcccatATTATTTGTATTGAATTGGTCAAGTCATTTCAGTAACCTacattgtttcattcattttaattcaattcaatttaattaatttgtttaagCTCCTTTGTTTAATTAGATCATATGATCCTAAACTCCCAACTTTAAGCCTCTGATCCTCCAATCCCACTTCTGCTGGTTTACACTTGGAacatcctttcattctttctgggTTTCATTTTCCCCCATCTGGGAAAAAGGTGGTCAGGCTCCATGGTCTTCAGATCCCTTCCTCCTCAAAGTCTCTAgtcctctcagtctctctctacTAGTATTTgccatcttgggcaagtcacatcaaTCTCCCTgaaccttggttttctcatctagaaactGCATGTGTGAGAATGTGTGAGGGTGTCCCTTGCAGCTATGACCAAAGACCATATTTAAAACATGCATGCTACCAAAGCTCTCTGGAAATGTCACCTGAGTTTCCCTTGTCCTTGAGTCCATCCTATTTTATACAGCAAAAAACAAAGCCACTTTCAGAGTACCATAAAGCCTTCTCTACTTAATGTAGATTAATccgcattaaaaaaaaaaaaaaaaggcaagttcTTTTATTAGTCTTCCTGGATATTTAACCTAAACACTCCCAGGCCTTCTTTCAACAGGCATTTATGCCGAGGACTGTTAAAGGTCTTTTCAGATACTGCAGCtaaatcttgtgtgtgtgtgtgtgttcattttgCATCGGGAGAAATCATCAAGCTTACTCTGGACAATTGCCTGTTACTAGGATAAGATTATATTAGCAAGTATTCTGTTGAAAAAATAATCTGATTATCTTCATAACTGTGCACTCATTTTCTGGATTCAAGATGAAAGGTAAGTACAATGAACTgttaacaggaaaaaaatcactggaaGCCCAAACCTATTTAAGCGTTAAAGAAAACACTATAAATATTTCCCCCGATGAGTAAATACTTCATTCTTCACTGTGACAATGTGTGTATTTAAACAAGCATCACTAACATCCCGACTCTGACAGGATGGctgatttctttctctctagaAGTTGGGGATGAAACAGGGTGAAAAGTGCTCTGTGGTTTCCAAGTCCAATTCCTGCAGATGTTAAATTAACTCTTGTCAAAAGTAATCAGATCGTTGCTAAGATCAGCAAGCTGATCCATTTGGAGCAGTTCGTGAATgcgaggggggagggagggaacctTTCAACAAGATCCCAAAATGGTGGTTTGTTATTTTTAGTCTGCAAATTCAGATCCTAAAGAGTCCCACCAGTTGTTGAGAGAGACTCAGACAAGTAACTTGGAAAGTGGTCGTGAGAAATGATTCAAGTTAATGCCTCCAGTACTCTCGGGTCAAATTTCGACTGCATGAACTTATGGGAGTTCtacttttgatttgttttttctgttcAACACTTAGAACATTGTAGTGGCTTGTCGTGGTGTGAGAAAGCACTTGAGTGTAGTACAGGAGAAGAATGTTGGAGAAATCCAGAGGATCTAGAGTGTATTATCGGCTCTGTCAATACAGATCTTAATGATCTCAGTCAAAGCTTGTcatctctaatattttatttccttaagtGTAAAATGGGACAGGTGTCCTAATGTAAATACTTCTACAATTTCCCTCCCTAAACCTGACCTTCTGGGTTCTATTTTAGGTTCTAGGTTCTAAAACCAGTACTAAGGACTAGATACTATTGCTTTCAATTTCAGGAATCTGGCCGTAAGGTCTCATATCTTTTGGAATAATTTTAAGATTATTGTCTGTTTCTTTTCCatatataattatgtgattttgtgGTACCTTACCTTGGAAATTACGTATTCCTTCTTACTATTAAAGCCCAGGGTGCCCCTTCTAGCTATGACCTCCTGTGGGTAGTGcaccaagcctgaagtcaggaggacccgagttcaaatctggcttcagatttgACCAAAGACCCACATTTAAAGCATATTACCGAAACTCAGTCAGGTCACTTTATTTCTCAGCCTCCATGTCTTCCTTTGTTTAATTCAAGGTTTAGACTGACAAATGTAATCTGATGGTAGCCAACCACTGAGTCCTTATTCGAGAATATTTGATATCTATTTCAACAGGCGAAAGGACTTACAACCCAGCCATTTTCTCAAATATACCTATTTAAACATCTAAAAAGAATCGTGTAAAAGAAAAGGGAGGTATAGACAGTGAGAAAGTATTGATGGCATGATAGCTAACATGTTTATAGCActgaaagtttacaaagcactttacaaatattatttcattttatccttacaattcTGGAAAGTGCAATGATTATTCcccattttcaaagaaaatcaggCAGATGGAAGTTAAGCTACTTGTCCAGATCATACACAAGTAAGTGCCTAtggctgattttgaactcagatctcctgactccaaatcctgtattCAATCCACTTGTGCCACCATATATAAACGAAGATATATTTTGGAACTGGGAAGAGTTGGGCAGGATGAATTCTGGGTAAGATAGATGACttgagatagatagacagacagatatagatagagcctcaagacatatatatatatatatatatgtgtgtgtgtgtgtgtgtgtgtgtgtgtgtgtgtgtatctatctatctatatatatatatatagctatatctatatatatatctgtctatctatagctatatatatatatatctgtttatctatagctatatatatatatatatatatatatatatatatatatatatcccttccTCAAGTTCCTcttctctccaatccatcttctactTCGATTACTAAAGTAATTCTCCAGAACACAGCTCTTACTCTACTACTCAGCAAGCTTCAGTGGTTCCCTTTTACCCCCAATCTCAGATATATAGATCTTATCCATCTGTAATTACAGGACACTAACATTTATGCCTCATTCCTGGATatagctgttggaatccttactaactgctaactaattagagttgatctaatcttacaagaagatgttttgggcagaacctgaaacaaggtactaagtagaactaattgatacaaggctggtgttcacacctttactcattggagttcaatgagttcacaccagtccacaagtatgctagcttcacaaagtacactttctaacttcaagggagttcacacctcccttaaagctctttgggccagagagcactatgggaggtgtgaactcattgaactccaatgagtaaaggtgtgaacacaagccttgtattcattagttctacttagtaccttgtttcaggttctgcccaaaacatcttcttgtaagattagatcaactctaattagttagcagtaaggattccaacatatagcCAGAACCACATTGAAAGTGTGACTCACGGTCCCTTTGTAGTAATCCAGGTGGAGAATATCACAtgatagaagaaaagggaagcatTCACAGAAAAGCATTCTACTGTGTGGAGTGTATGAGGATAGCACAGAGCTTAGAGTCAATTAGGCAGGCAGACAAGAagcaacaggtatttattaagcacttaacctataccaggcactgtgctaagcactagagacataagaaaatttttttaaaaaattattttttaaggaaatcaaCTGCTAATAGAGGAGGAAACCACGTGCAAATCACCAGTCTTGAGGGAGCTGGAAAGGAGCTAAGAGGAAAATTCTAGGGATGGTTGGGAGCAAGTAGAAAGGGACAAACAGTAAGCTGATAAGCCAGCCCAGTGTAGATCAATTGTGTCAAGGTTAGTAAAATATAAGCAACTTGGAAAAGTAGCAATGCGCCAGGTTTTGAAGGGTTTGAATAAATCAAGGATTTAATATTTGAGCTTGGGAGTAAAAGGGAACCATTGAAGCTTGTTGAGTAGTAGAATAACAGAGCTGTATTTTGGAGAATCACTTTAGCAAGcaaagtggaagatggattggagagaggagagacttgtggcagggaAATCAAAAGAAGGTCATAACTATGGTCCAGGAGAGAGAACAGAATGGGAATTCCACTTCTGTCATTTACTAACTGTGGGACTGTAGGGAAGTCACTTGTTTGTCCCAcaaatgacatcaggagggtgagggctcgacttgcaaatgaattatatttaagtgagggagggctgtgcaaggccaacagcctcactctctcctccagtcaGCTGGGTCCGGTAGTAAGATATTGATGGGTTATTgataagatatatagatagatcagGATGAATGGAGATGGCAGAGATGGAGATgcaagaaagtcacttaatcaatcaacaaacttaTTATGTGACAGCTATAATGTTATTAGGCATGTCTATATAATGACAAAAGTCCTTActttcaaggagtttccattctattagggaataacatatgtatatgtgtgagaaTGTGACacacatatgtttgtatgtatatgtgtgtgcatatgcatttTCACAAATATATTAGCTAAGTTGTGCACAGGTAGAGAATGCTCTCACTCCTCATCTCCATATCCTGGCTTCTCTGGCTGCCTTCAAATCCTAACTAAAAGTCTGCCTTTGGGCaatgcaccagccctgaagtcaggaggatctgagttcaaatctggcctgataTACTTAACATtccctaattgtgtgaccctgggcaagtcacttaaccccaattgcctcagtaaaaacaaacaaacaaaaaaaaaaaagtctgccttCTACAAGAAGGCTTTCTTAATCTCCCTTAATTCCCATGCctttcctctattgattatttcaaattaatcCCATTTATAGCTTTCTTATACATCATTGTAAATGCCATCCCCTCCATTAGTCTTTGGACATtattatcttttacttttctttatgtcCCCAGCATTTAAAATGATGTCTATCCATAACAGGAACTtaactaaatgtttgttgatcaatTAACTGAATGGGGTAGGGAGAATATTTGTAGCTAGAAGGACAAAAGAAGGCTTCTTGTAGTAGCTGGTTCTTGACCTTCAccttgaaggaagataagaaacCCAAGGTCAGCAGATGGTACATTCTAGGGATGGGAGGATAGCTAATTAATCAACTAATGCTAATGCTAATGTAATTTGTCCTTCATATGTGGTACCTGATTGCAT
Proteins encoded:
- the ADRA1A gene encoding alpha-1A adrenergic receptor isoform X1, with product MVFLPENASDSSNCTHAQEPVNISKAILLGVILGGLILFGVLGNILVILSVACHRHLQSVTHYYIVNLAVADLLLTSTVLPFSAILEILGYWAFGRIFCNIWAAVDVLCCTASIMGLCIISIDRYIGVSYPLRYPTIVTQKRGLLALMCVWALSLTISIGPLFGWKEQPPEDETICQITEEPGYVLFSALGSFYIPLAIILVMYCRVYVVAKRESKGLKHGLKTDKSDSEQVTLRIHRKNAPSASTSGSSSKNKTHFSVRLLKFSREKKAAKTLGIVVGCFILCWLPFFLVMPIGSFFPESKPSDTVFKIAFWLGYLNSCINPIIYPCSSQEFKKAFQNVLRIQCLRRRQSTKHVIGYTLNPPSHAIEQHKDLVRIPVGSGETFYKISKSEGVCEWKFFSSTSSGPPKKAVSHDQSSCTSARVRSKSFLRVCCCVGASGSAVQENRQLPTIKIHTISLSENGEEV
- the ADRA1A gene encoding alpha-1A adrenergic receptor isoform X2, with product MVFLPENASDSSNCTHAQEPVNISKAILLGVILGGLILFGVLGNILVILSVACHRHLQSVTHYYIVNLAVADLLLTSTVLPFSAILEILGYWAFGRIFCNIWAAVDVLCCTASIMGLCIISIDRYIGVSYPLRYPTIVTQKRGLLALMCVWALSLTISIGPLFGWKEQPPEDETICQITEEPGYVLFSALGSFYIPLAIILVMYCRVYVVAKRESKGLKHGLKTDKSDSEQVTLRIHRKNAPSASTSGSSSKNKTHFSVRLLKFSREKKAAKTLGIVVGCFILCWLPFFLVMPIGSFFPESKPSDTVFKIAFWLGYLNSCINPIIYPCSSQEFKKAFQNVLRIQCLRRRQSTKHVIGYTLNPPSHAIEQHKDLDF